A single window of Sander lucioperca isolate FBNREF2018 chromosome 22, SLUC_FBN_1.2, whole genome shotgun sequence DNA harbors:
- the zranb1a gene encoding ubiquitin thioesterase ZRANB1, with translation MTEQKVKWACDYCTYENWPSAVKCTMCRAPKSRGPIITEEPYKNSPDLDPSPEWDPPRTESVSNLLICPDSSARPRVRSACITEIANKWSCQMCTYLNWPRALRCTQCLCQRTRISSPTESPQTSGSNAGCRPVLQSPVDTCEEYNDRNRLNTHQQHWTCTVCTYQNWPTTTKCVVCDHPKPNNQEAIELAESAEPTPMINEQDRALWRGSCSGGQGRRRFPPIPKREDNVKMDFQRIELAAGAMSSKEEQEVDFKKLKQIRNRMRKTDWLFLNACAGVVEGDLAAIEAYKSSGGDIARQLTADEVQLLNRSSAFDVGFTLVHLAIRFQRQDMLAILLTEVNHQAAKCIPSMVCPELTEQIRREIAASLHQRKGDFACYFLTDPVTFTLPADIEDLPPAVQEKLFDEVLDRDVQKELEEESPVINWSLELGTRLDSRLYALWNRTAGDCLLDSVLQATWGIYDKDSVLRKTLHDSLHDCSHWFYTRWKEWESWYSQSFGLHFSLREEQWQEDWAFILSLASQPGASLEQTHIFVLAHILRRPIIVYGVKYYKSFRGETLGYTRFQGVYLPLLWEQSFCWKSPIALGYTRGHFSALVAMENDGYDNRGAGANLNTDDDVTVTFLPLVDSERKLLHVHFLSAQEMGNEEQQEKLLREWLDCCVTEGGMLAAMQKSSRRRNHPLVTQMVEKWLDRYRQIRPCASLSDGEEEEDEDE, from the exons ATGACAGAACAGAAGGTAAAGTGGGCCTGTGACTACTGCACCTATGAAAACTGGCCATCTGCAGTCAAGTGCACTATGTGCCGTGCACCGAAGTCGAGGGGTCCCATCATCACAGAGGAACCTTACAAGAACAGCCCTGATCTGGACCCCAGTCCGGAGTGGGACCCTCCCAGAACTGAGAGTGTCAGCAACCTCCTCATCTGCCCTGACTCCAGTGCTAGGCCAAGAGTCAGGTCAGCTTGCATAACTGAGATTGCCAATAAGTGGTCCTGCCAGATGTGCACCTACCTGAACTGGCCCAGAGCACTCCGCTGCACACAGTGCCTGTGTCAGCGCACAAGGATCAGCAGCCCCACTGAGTCCCCCCAGACTTCAGGCTCCAATGCAGGCTGTCGTCCTGTGCTCCAATCCCCTGTGGATACCTGTGAGGAGTACAATGACAGAAACAGACTCAACACCCATCAGCAGCACTGGACATGCACAGTTTGCACTTACCAGAACTGGCCCACAACTACAAAGTGTGTGGTTTGTGACCATCCCAAGCCCAACAACCAGGAAGCCATAGAGCTGGCTGAGTCTGCAGAGCCAACACCCATGATCAATGAGCAGGACAGGGCTCTGTGGAGGGGCAGTTGCAGTGGAGGCCAGGGCCGAAGGAGGTTCCCTCCTATACCCAAGAGGGAAGACAATGTCAAAATGGATTTCCAGAGGATTGAGCTTGCAGCTGGAGCCATGAGCAGCAAAGAGGAGCAAGAGGTTGACTTTAAGAAGCTAAAGCAGATTAGAAATCGAATGAGGAAAACAGACTGGCTGTTCCTCAATGCATGTGCTG GTGTGGTGGAGGGAGACCTGGCAGCAATAGAAGCCTACAAGTCATCAGGTGGGGACATTGCCCGGCAGCTAACTGCTGACGAGGTGCAGCTCCTCAACCGGTCCTCAGCGTTTGATGTAGGCTTCACCCTCGTCCATCTGGCCATCCGCTTCCAGAGGCAGGACATGCTAGCCATCCTGCTCACAGAG gtgAACCACCAGGCAGCTAAGTGCATCCCTTCCATGGTGTGTCCTGAGCTGACAGAGCAGATCCGCAGGGAGATTGCAGCCTCTCTACATCAACGCAAAGGAGACTTCGCCTGTTACTTCCTTACTGACCCGGTCACCTTCACCTTGCCTGCAG ATATAGAGGACTTGCCGCCTGCTGTCCAAGAGAAGCTGTTTGACGAGGTATTGGATCGAGATGTGCAGAAAG aGTTGGAAGAGGAATCTCCTGTCATCAACTGGTCTCTGGAGCTGGGCACACGCCTGGACAGTCGTCTGTACGCCTTGTGGAACCGCACAGCCGGAGACTGTCTGTTGGACTCTGTTTTACAGGCCACCTGGGGCATCTACGACAAGGACTCAGTTCTCCGCAAGACCCTCCACGACAGCCTGCACGACTGCTCCCATTG gttttacaCACGCTGGAAGGAGTGGGAGTCATGGTACTCGCAGAGTTTCGGTTTGCATTTCTCCCTGAGAGAGGAACAGTGGCAGGAGGACTGGGCGTTCATCCTGTCTTTGGCCAGCCAG CCCGGGGCCAGCCTGGAGCAGACCCACATTTTTGTTCTCGCACACATTCTTCGCAGACCGATCATAGTCTACGGAGTTAAATACTACAAAAGTTTCCGTGGGGAAACGTTAGGATACACTCGTTTTCAAG gtgtgTACCTGCCTCTGTTATGGGAGCAGAGTTTCTGCTGGAAAAGCCCCATCGCACTGGGCTACACGCGGGGCCACTTCTCGGCCCTGGTGGCCATGGAGAACGACGGCTACGACAATCGCGGTGCGGGCGCCAACCTCAATACTGACGATGATGTCACGGTCACTTTCTTGCCACTGGTGGACAGCGAGAGGAAGCTGCTGCACGTTCACTTCCTGTCTGCACAAGAG ATGGGCAacgaggagcagcaggagaagCTGCTGAGGGAATGGCTGGACTGCTGCGTGACAGAAGGAGGCATGCTGGCAGCCATGCAAAAGAGCTCTCGCCGCCGTAACCACCCCCTGGTCACCCAGATGGTGGAGAAGTGGTTGGACAGATACCGCCAGATCCGCCCCTGTGCCTCTCTGTCTGacggtgaggaagaggaggacgaagACGAGTGA